The Gloeobacter morelensis MG652769 genome contains the following window.
GCCTCCTGCTCCATAATCTTCAGATATTCCTCACTCGTAAAGTTCTTCTTGATCAGGGCATATTTGAAATCTTTGCTCGGTTCCCAAATACCCAAGATGCTCTGACGTTTCGCCGCTTCTTTGGGTTGCTTAATGTGCTTTTGCCGGCCAATCTTCATCCAGGTGTAGTTGACTGTGCTTTCCCCGTCTTTTCCCGTCTCATCCAGATACTTTAATCGGATGAAACCATCTTCTGCCGACGCTTTGAGCTCGTCGAGCTGTTTTTGCCTCTCCTGCCGGAGCTTTGGATCCGCTCCACCAGGACTTTTGCGTGTGCGTTTCCAGACGTAGCCATTTTTTTTAGCGCCCTGCGCAGCGGCACCGCGGACATACTGACCCCGCGCTCCGCCAAAAGCAACTCGGACAACTGCCGAGCGTTGTACGTTTGCTCGTCTTCGAGAATGCGCTTCTCAAGACAGGCCAAGTCCTCTTGCGTGCATCTTGATTTCCCGCCACGACCGGGAGCTTCATAAAGACCTTCAATGCCACCATCCCACCAACGCTGAAACGTCTCACGTATCGTCTGCTGATGGCAATGGAAGAATTCTGCGATGCGAGGTACCGTCCAATCTCTTGCGGACAATCTGAGGGCTTCAGCCCGCTGTCGAACCCGAGACGGTACCGTACTGTTCTGAGAAAGTGCGAGCAAGGCCAGGTCTTCATCGGCAGAGAGATGGATCTTATGAGGCATAGTCTGAAAGATGCGGCATCCTCAGTATATTCAGTTTTTCCCTATCTTCCTACTTATGTAGCGATGCCTGGAATGCTTGTCCAGTCCGGTTTGTGAGCTACTCTGTCACCCCTTGAACCCTCCTACAGTATGTTGCGACGAGTGCTCATGCAAGTCGATTATCAGCAATATGCTACCTGCATCCCTCAATTCTTGAATGTCGAACCCTTGCCTGGTGAGACGATTGCCCTGGATGGCAAAGTACTCAAGGGTTCTTACTGTGTACAACATATAACCCTAGCAGTGAGCCTCACCCTGCCATTCAGATCGTTCATGCCTATCTGGTCGAACGCGGCTGGATAGTTGGTCATCAGCAGGTGGGCCAAAAAAGTAACGAAGTTAAAGCCTTGCCCGAGCTGATAGAGCAGTTGAAGTTGAAGGGAGTGGTGTTCACTTTCGACGCCATCAACACTCAAAAAAACTGCGAAATTATCGTGGCAAGCGAAAATCACTACATCGCCGCGCTCAAGGACAACCAGCCAAAGCTGTTAGAGCGGGTACGGGAGAACTTTCAGGTTGAAGAGCAATGGGAAAAAGCCCTCCTGAGTTCAAGGTGAGCAGCAGCCCTTCATGGCAAAGTCAGCGAGCAGCCGCAAGCGCAGGTTGGCAAAGTTTGTAAAGCCGTAGCCCCGGCGTTTGATTAACTTGATGCGGTTGTTGATGCCCTCCATCACTCCACTACTCGATCGACTGATAAAATAGTTGGAGTCTGTATAGTAAATTACGCAAGTGATCTTGGCAAGGAAAGTATCATACTGTCTCAGGCAGGAGCAGCTGATGACCACCCATACGGGTGGCAGGCCATCCGCAAAGAGATCCTCGATGAACTACTCAAAGATTACGACAGCACCCCCCATTCGGGGGGCAGGTCGATCCGCAAACAATTGTCGGTGAACAAGGCGGTGTACCTGGCACTGGATGTAGACGTGGAGGGCCAGAAGGAGCTAATCGGTATCTGGCTTTCGGCCCCGGAAGGAGCAAAGTTTTGGTTGGGTTTACTGACGGAGTTGAACAATCGGGGCTTGCGGGATATTTTGATTGCCTGTGTGGATGTTTTGACTGGTTTACCGGAAGCGATTGAATCAGTGTACCCCGGTTGTTTGGTGCAGTTGCGTATGGTGCATATGGTCAGGAACTCGTGCAAATATGTATCAGGGAAAGACTGCAAAGCGTTGTGTGCAGACCTGCGAGCAATCTACGGTGCAGCGAAGACGAAGCAGAATTGCATCTGGGAGGCGTTGGGACAACGCCCCTGGAACTGTTGAGCGAGAAGTGGGATAAGCAGTATCCGAGTGTCAGTCGCATGTGGCGAGAGAACTGGGTACGGGTGATTCCAATTTTTCGATTTGGCGAGGACATTCGCAAGGTAATCTACACGACGAACGCGATAGAATCACTGAACATGACGATCCGCAAAGAAAGTCAGTCGCAATCACCGGATCATGCCGAATGACGAGTCGGTGACAAAGATGGTGTACTTGGCAGTTCAAAACCAGATGAAGAAGTGGACGATGCCGATTCGGGCCTGGCGTCCTGCCTTGAACTGGCTGATGATTGAGTTCGAAGGAAGGCTAAAGGTATGACAAAATCACTGACACAAAATTCTTGATAGATCCCAGTGGGGAGATCTCGATCCTGCCGACTGCTGTCAACTGTGCAAAAATGCCTCTGCTCACCAAAAATGCGGAAGAACCACGGTGCGCTCCAAGTACCGGGGAGCCAGGGCACCCACGAGCCGTTCCATAATGATGAGCAGCAGCACATCCGATTCCGCATCTGCACCAACGATGGAAACCAATCTCCCGACAATCATTTTGCCCGGCTATTTCGGTTCTGCCGGAGAATACGCCCAACTCGCCCGCGCTATCGAAAAAGCAGGTTTTCCGGCTGCGGTGGTACCGATTCAGTGGTACGGGTGGATCCCCACCCTGGGAGATCGGCCGATGACGCCGGTGCTCAAGTTGCTCAAAGACAGTATCGACCGGGCGCTGGCTCGTTATGCTGCCGACCGGGTCAATCTGGTCGGCCATTCGGCAGGAGGCTGGATCGCCCGGTTGCTGTTAGGGGACAAAGAGTACGGGCGGCGCACCTGGAACTATCGAGACCGGGTGGCAAGCCTGATCACCCTGGGCACCCCCCACTTGAGCCAAGAAAAATACACCGTCAAGAACATGGGTTTTGTCAATTCCACCTACCCGGGGGCGTTCTACGGCGATGCGGTGCGCTACGTGTGCGTGGCGGGCAAAGCCGTCTACGGCGAGCGCGGTTCGTTCTGGCAGAATTTCACCTACCAAAGCTACGAGCTGACCATCGGTCGGGGCGATTGCTGGGGAGATGGGATCACCCCGGTGGAGGCAGCCCACCTCGAAGGGGCCACCAATCTGACTCTTGAGGGGGTCTTTCACTCTCCGCGCGGCGGGCGCTACTGGTACGGCTCGGCGGAGCCGCTGCGCGCCTGGATGCCGTACCTTATCTGAAGCCGGGCGGATCAAAAGCCCGCTTGCTTTGTGGCGTCCGGTTGTCTACACTAGGTAGGTATTGTCGGTTTTGACAAACCGGCTTTTTCTTTGTCGCTGCACATCTTAACAGATCCCGGAGGAACGTCGATTTTGATGGAACTTGGCACCCCAGCCCCGACTGCAACGGACATCGGCTTTACCCGCGAAGACTTCGAACGGTTGCTCTCCCAGTACGACTACCGCTTTAATCCCGGAGACATCGTCAAAGGCACGGTGTTCAGCCTGGAGCCCCGGGGGGCGCTCATCGACATCGGCGCCAAGACCGCCGCTTACCTGCCTTTGCAGGAGATGTCCATCAACCGCGTCGACGACCCGACCGAGGTGCTGGGAGAAGGGGATACCCTCGACTTTTTCATCCTCTCCGACGAGAACGAAGAGGGTCAGCTGACCCTCTCCATCCGCCGCATCGAGTATATGAAGGCTTGGGAGCGGGTGCGCAAGCTCCAGTCCGAAGACCAGACCGTGCGTGCGAAGATCTTCGCGGTCAACCGCGGCGGGGCGTTGGTGCGCATCGAGGGCCTGCGCGGGTTCATCCCGGGTTCTCACCTGTCCACGCGCGAACCGAAAGAAGAACTGATTGGCGAAGAGCTGCCTTTGAAGTTCCTCGAAGTGGACGAGGAGCGCAACCGCCTGGTGCTCTCGCACCGCCGGGCGCTGGTGGAGCGCCGCATGAACAAGCTGGAAGCGGGTCAGGTGGTGATCGGCCGGGTGCGGGGGATCAAGCCCTACGGTGCCTTTATCGACATCGGCGGGGTGTCGGGTCTGTTGCACATCAGCGAGATTTCCCACGATCACATCGAAACGCCACACTCGGTGTTCAATGTCGGGGATGAAGTCAAGGTGATGGTGATCGATCTCGACGCGGAGCGCGGTCGCATTTCGCTTTCGACCAAGCAGCTCGAGGAGACACCCGGGGCGATGACCCAGGACAAGCAGGCGGTCTTCGACAATGCCGAAGTGATGGCCGAAAAATACCGCGCCCGCATGGCGGCGGAGGCGGCCGGCAGCGAACCGGTCGAGGAGTTTGACGAAGCGGTGGTCGCCGCCATCGACTGAAGCTCGCGCGCTTCTGACGGCCAGCATACGGCTTGTTCGTCCCAACGCTCCCGTTCGCGGGAGCGTTTTTGGTATCAATGAGAAGTGATCTACTAGTAGGAGAGAAGAGCGTGGCCACTGGTTTTCACTCCGTTCCCGAGATCCTGGACGAATTGCGCGCCGGCCGGGCGGTGGTGGTCGTCGACGATGAGAACCGCGAGAACGAAGGCGATCTCATCTGTGCCGCCCAGTTCGCCTCCCCCGAGATGATCAACTTCATGGCCACCCACGCCCGGGGC
Protein-coding sequences here:
- a CDS encoding helix-turn-helix domain-containing protein, producing MPHKIHLSADEDLALLALSQNSTVPSRVRQRAEALRLSARDWTVPRIAEFFHCHQQTIRETFQRWWDGGIEGLYEAPGRGGKSRCTQEDLACLEKRILEDEQTYNARQLSELLLAERGVSMSAVPLRRALKKMATSGNAHAKVLVERIQSSGRRGKNSSTSSKRRQKMVSSD
- a CDS encoding ISAs1 family transposase, giving the protein MCTTYNPSSEPHPAIQIVHAYLVERGWIVGHQQVGQKSNEVKALPELIEQLKLKGVVFTFDAINTQKNCEIIVASENHYIAALKDNQPKLLERVRENFQVEEQWEKALLSSR
- a CDS encoding esterase/lipase family protein gives rise to the protein METNLPTIILPGYFGSAGEYAQLARAIEKAGFPAAVVPIQWYGWIPTLGDRPMTPVLKLLKDSIDRALARYAADRVNLVGHSAGGWIARLLLGDKEYGRRTWNYRDRVASLITLGTPHLSQEKYTVKNMGFVNSTYPGAFYGDAVRYVCVAGKAVYGERGSFWQNFTYQSYELTIGRGDCWGDGITPVEAAHLEGATNLTLEGVFHSPRGGRYWYGSAEPLRAWMPYLI
- a CDS encoding 30S ribosomal protein S1, with protein sequence MELGTPAPTATDIGFTREDFERLLSQYDYRFNPGDIVKGTVFSLEPRGALIDIGAKTAAYLPLQEMSINRVDDPTEVLGEGDTLDFFILSDENEEGQLTLSIRRIEYMKAWERVRKLQSEDQTVRAKIFAVNRGGALVRIEGLRGFIPGSHLSTREPKEELIGEELPLKFLEVDEERNRLVLSHRRALVERRMNKLEAGQVVIGRVRGIKPYGAFIDIGGVSGLLHISEISHDHIETPHSVFNVGDEVKVMVIDLDAERGRISLSTKQLEETPGAMTQDKQAVFDNAEVMAEKYRARMAAEAAGSEPVEEFDEAVVAAID